A region from the Aegilops tauschii subsp. strangulata cultivar AL8/78 chromosome 5, Aet v6.0, whole genome shotgun sequence genome encodes:
- the LOC109749861 gene encoding chemocyanin yields MAAQGRGNAAVVVGVLLVCVLLSAAAVAEAAVFNVGDRGGWSFNTNSWPTGKRFKAGDVLVFKYDATAHDVVAVSAAGYKACAKPAKGAKVYKSGADRVTLARGTNYFICSIPGHCQSGMKIAVTAA; encoded by the exons ATGGCAGCCCAGGGAAGAGGCAATGCAGCCGTGGTCGTGGGCGTGCTGCTCGTCTGCGTGCTCCtgagcgcggcggcggtggcggaggcggcggtgTTCAACGTCGGCGACCGCGGCGGCTGGTCCTTCAACACCAACTCCTGGCCCACCGGCAAGCGCTTCAAGGCCGGCGACGTCCTAG TGTTCAAGTACGACGCGACGGCGCACGACGTGGTGGCGGTGAGCGCGGCGGGGTACAAGGCCTGCGCCAAGCCGGCCAAGGGAGCCAAGGTCTACAAGTCCGGCGCCGACCGCGTCACGCTCGCCCGCGGCACAAACTACTTCATCTGCAGCATCCCCGGACACTGCCAGTCCGGCATGAAGATCGCCGTCACCGCCGCCTAA
- the LOC120964195 gene encoding chemocyanin-like — MAARRRGSANVAVVLGVLLLCTLVAEAAVFNVGDRGGWSFNTNSWPTGKHFKAGDVLVFKYDATAHDVAVSAAGYKACAKPANGAKVYKSGADRVILARGTNYFICSIPGHCQSGMKIAVTAA, encoded by the exons ATGGCGGCCCGGAGAAGAGGCAGTGCCAACGTGGCTGTGGTGCTCGGCGTGCTTCTTCTCTGCACGCTCGTGGCGGAGGCGGCTGTGTTCAACGTGGGCGACCGCGGCGGCTGGTCCTTCAACACCAACTCTTGGCCCACCGGCAAGCACTTCAAGGCCGGCGACGTCCTAG TGTTCAAGTACGACGCGACGGCGCACGACGTGGCGGTGAGCGCGGCGGGGTACAAGGCCTGCGCCAAGCCGGCCAACGGCGCTAAGGTCTACAAGTCAGGCGCCGACCGTGTCATCCTCGCACGCGGCACAAACTACTTCATCTGCAGCATCCCCGGCCACTGCCAGTCCGGCATGAAGATCGCCGTCACCGCCGCCTAG